The sequence CTTCATTTAAAGATGCAGTCCAATTAGGTAATAGATTTTTGCTTCGTGCACAAAAAGTGGCCAAACCATTTGATGCGGTTGATTATCAAGGTATGTTAACAAGAGGAGAAATAACTCTTAAACGTAAAGATAAGCTCACCTTAGATGATGTTCGTTCATTTCTTATTGATGAAATGGAGCTTCCCTCTGAAGATGTGTGTCTTGAAGACAATCGTTTACTTGTAGCTGCTGACGTATTAGAATCTCTTTGGCCCATGCTTCTTGATGATCAGGATGTGCGTTGGGGAAGGTATTTGTGTGCTGCAATTGTAGTTGAGTATCCAACTGACGATCATTTTCTTGTTCAGAAAGTTGATTTATAATTATTCTTTGCTAGAAATGGTATCCTCAGCGTTACCATCATGTTTTGTTATGCATGAATGAGGGTTGCTCATTGCGAGGTGCTTGTTAGATGATGCTCAGTAAATATTTTTTTAAATAAATTTCGACATAATTATATATGATGAATATTTAAGTTAATCTATTATGGTTCGTATCACGATTGACACGGAAAAAGATTCTCATCACACTATTCAAAAAATTATCTCGCTTTTGCAGCAATTTGCTTCTGGTCATGCGCCCGTGCAGATGAATGCATCTATGCAGAATAATGCCTCTGTAGCGAAACATCAACCATCTTATCAACCGTCTTATCAAGAAGGCACTCCTGCAGGTACAACTGGTTATACTGATATGTTTGCCGAATTACCGACCAGCGAGCCGGTACAACCAAAAAATGTGTATGAAGACTTGTTCGCTCCTAAACAACAATATTCAGACCAGCTATCTGAACAAAAATCTGCTCCTGAACAAAATACAACGGCTAATTTTTTTGGAATGCCATCTGCATCTTTGTCATCAACAGCAGAGTCTGAACCTGTATCTTCTGTTTCTTCATCACCATCCGCTGATGGATTGTTTGATATGTTTTCTGATCAAACAAACTCGCCTAGTACGTCATCTGTGACAATGGCGGATATGTTTGCTCCAAATCCAACACCCTCAACAACTCTTAATCAGGATGATAATTCGCAGTTTTCTGATATTGATTTTCCAAATGTTCTTGATGATTATGCTGAAGAAAAAAAGGAAGAGTTTTCAGCAAAGGATTATCTAAAAGTACAAGAGTATGATGAGTAAGGGTTGGCAATTATGGGACATTATGAATTCTTAGAACATACTGCAGATGAAAAGTTTCGCGTGACTGCAAAGTCTCTAGATGATGCGTTTGCAACAAGCGTGAAAGCGTTTTATGAAATTCTTATTGGCAAGCAACATGTAAAACGAGTTGAGTCGCAAGACATTACATGCTCGGCAAAAAAACTCACCACGCTTCTGTATGATTTTCTTAATGAACTCGTGTTTTGTTTTGATGATGCTGATGTTATTCTCCCTCATGTTGAAGGTTTAGCAATTGACAAAGATGAAGATGCTGATGAGTATGTCCTTACTGCAACCCTTGTTGGCGATAAACATTACGACTACGACTTAAGAACTGAAATTAAGAATATGACCTATAGTGAAATGGAAGTGAAACAATTAGATAATGGTTATTGGGAGTTTGTTGTAGTTGTAGATATATAGTTCTTCTTACTATTTTCACGAGGTTTATAAATCGGTATTTATTTCTTTGTAGTACGCGGTTTACAACTTAGTTTGATTGTAAGCTGTTATGAGGTGCTAGGCTATGGTGTCACCCAAACAAGAAAATGAATATAGTTATATAATTCCCAAAGAGGGGAACATGAATGTACCGGTCAGGGTATTTGCTTCTAATATGCTTATGGAGCATCTTCTAAAAGATAAATCGCTTCAGCAAGGGATGAATGTTGCGTGTCTTCCCGGTATTCGCAAAGAATCACTGATGATGCCTGATGCACAT comes from Candidatus Woesearchaeota archaeon and encodes:
- a CDS encoding archease — protein: MGHYEFLEHTADEKFRVTAKSLDDAFATSVKAFYEILIGKQHVKRVESQDITCSAKKLTTLLYDFLNELVFCFDDADVILPHVEGLAIDKDEDADEYVLTATLVGDKHYDYDLRTEIKNMTYSEMEVKQLDNGYWEFVVVVDI